CTACATCCTAAGATAACACCACGCATAATGTTGACCAATTTATCGGAtttccaccacccccccccccccccccacgatcccCATTTACCTACAGAAGCATAAGTCTGGGTGAGTAAGGAACAACCAACATACAACAGTATACCTCAGCTACATCCTAAGATAACACCACGCATAATATTGACCAATTTATCGGatttccacccccccccccccccaccgagcAATTAACAATCTTTACCGTGCATGTATTGCAAACCTTAATTGTCAGCACAAGACCACAAGACCACAGCAATTACAGGTATTATTAACTGTAATTAAAACCACACTGTTATTTACATTGGCCAAATAAATATTCTTACATTGTCTTGCAGCCGGTTCCCTCTGTTTTGCGGCGCTCCGCCTCAGCTCGCTTCTCCCTGCAGTGTCGCATCCAGGGCGCTACACTCTTTGGTCGCAAAGCTTCATCACCATAGATATCCATGATAAATATTGTGTTCTTTTGCCCAATCATAATCCTGCTAGACAAAAGATAAACTTTTTTTTCACAAGTTTTCTATCATAGGTAACTGGAATAAGAATGTTGAAAACTGGGCACTTGATATATAAAAGAATGGAGTTGGCAGTCCGCCGGGTCACAATTTACAGATGCATGTTTTGACAAAGCGAAAGCTCCATAATTGCTGAGACTAAACTACATCATTGGTTTCCATCTAGAGAGCATGTAGCGAAGCAACTCTCTTACCCAGTCAGGAAATTAAATTAAGAAATAACAAGGACATTTACCTTTGTAAACCCATCAGACGTACTATGGCAACAACAGGTCCACCGCCGCCTAAGTTAATGATTCTCTTGAGCCTGGCGAATATGCAGCAACAATTTCCCATGATGAGAGCAAAAAATACATATGTGCAATACAAGTACCTCATGTTACACATTTAGTACCAGAATCCTTGACAGCATAGGCTGATTGCTAACACGCAACCACATGGGCATGCCGTTCAATGTTATGATACAATGGTAATTACCTGAAATCAGTGGAGCTCCACAGATGAATGATGCCATGTTCTGTTCCTGTAATTATAACTGGAAGGTTTGGATGGGCAAGGACACAATGAACTGGTGACATAGCTTCGAGCGTATGAATGCACTCTCTTTTCTGCAAGTCCCAGATCTGATTTAAAGAACATATCAAGTGGACTTTAGCATTATATGTTCTCCTAAAAGGAGGATCATCCTGGCATCTGCAACTAGCATTAATGTAATACGCCTATTGTATTAATTAGCTGGTATGGTGTTTGATGATAATGGCACATATACCTTGGCAGTGCAATCCTTGGAGCCACTGGTCAAATATTGTTGAGCTCCACGTGTGATAAAATCAAGGGATAGAACTTGCTCCGAATGCCCAGGCAAAGAATATTCAGGGACAGAAGAATCAAGCCTCCAAATCTGAACATCAAGTTTAGGTATATAGTATTACCTTCTCAAAACATGCACTCACCCCACTTTATAGATAAAGTAGAAACTTAAAGTACACGGCCAAAATTCAGTTAGTGAAAAATTCAAGCAGACAAACCTGTACGTGGCTGTACAAAGACCCACTTGCAAAAGTGTTGTTGTCATTAGGGCTAAATGCAAATGGCCGTAAAGCACCAGGAAATGTTTGTATGCGGTTCCAGCGCTGGTCCCAGTCCAAAAGCACTGAACTTGGTGACAACAcgtacggtaggattggatgaatGGCTAGTTCTGAGAAGTTCAACATTCTACTAGGTTCAACACTCCtgatcttttttatttttgttacacATGCGCAGTCGTACACATGGAGGTGACCGCCATATGTCAGAGCTACAATCCATTCCCTTCTTGTAATAAATTTGATGCTGCTTACTGCAATAAGGGTGGACAATTTGGTTAGTACTCCATGTCAGTGTATATTTATACGAAAATTCAAGCTTAATTTTTATAGGTATGAGTCACAAATAGTACCTTCATAATCGGAGACTTTAAAAACATTCATCGGGTACTGCATACCGCACAAAATGACTCTGTTAGTTAAGTGCAAAAGGCCGAGGCATACATTTTCACTTGCCAATATATATACATATTGCAAAAGTCTTTGTTGTGATGACCGTTTACACTTAGCAATGGCATAAATATATTCGAAGTATTAATATAACTATATACATATTGAGAGAACACATTAGCTTGCCTTCATCTCATGGTTCCATACACGGGCATATCCACTAGCATGCCCAGTCAAAATCCTGTGTGATAATATGAAATGTATCACAGGATATAATGACATCCAATACATTCACTTCAACATATGAACTGAAATATGTACAATCCCTTATTGACCTATGCACTCACCATGGCTTTGTTGGATGTGCATCTAGTGAACGCAAACTGTCAGGATTATACTTCGTCAATATATTCTGGTCCAACAAAAATGTAGTCAACATCAGAAACACTACCTAAAATTAAGTTGGATGATCCATATACAAAAGTTGACTATGGGTGGCAGGCCCATTGTTTGTAAAATTTGCTAGTGGGAAAGCAAATGCATTGATGTCAATGCATAGAGTAACTGAAGTGATGATAGAGTTAGTTCTTTGACAACACACAGGCACACACATATAGACACATTTATCAACACTTCATAACTTCCTCGGCTGAAAAAAAATTCTGGGCTGAAAGAGTACTGAACTGCCTAGGAATCTAGGATGTGTAAGTAACTGCTGGTGGTCTGTTTGTAGTTCACCCAAATGAACATGTGACTCCCCAAAAAAAATGAACATGTGACTCCTGATAATGAAATATCAAAAAAGAATGTCCCATATAATGTGGGCTTCCTGCGCTAAAGATGTGAACATCCCTGAAAAAAAATCAAACTCCCCAACAAAACAAAAAGATATGAACATGATACTTGATATTAGTGTTAGTGGAGGACCAACTCACCTCGCATGTCATCTCTTCTTGCGTCACATAAATAGCTTCTAGTGTCACCTCATGCACCATATTCCCAAGTTCTTTGGCCTCCTCAAAAAATTCATCAAAATCGGACATGTCTTCGGATGCCATGATGTGCTTATCTCCATATAAACAGCTGTGAATAACGAGATCAAAGTCTGTCTCTTTCTTTAGCTTCATCTCCTCTTTCGTTGTCACGATCAAAGTGTAGTTGGATCTACGAGGCACAATGCCGTACAATGGCATCTTTTCAAAGCACCATGGGGATTTGCCGCTCTTGTCTACAAGTTTAAATCCCACATTTTCATCTGTGTTGTTTGTTAGGTGCAGTGAGCACGGGATGGGCTCATTGGGATGATATGGGAAGTGGAGTTCTGTTGGGTAGACGTCAAGTAAAGGTAGCTTGCTGATGGATCTTGAGATTTCCTGCTAAACAGATGAAGCATTGGAATGCCATGTATGGGTGCGCACAACTTGCATGAACATTAAAATTAATATAGGAGTGAATTCCACATTTTACCCCCTAGATATGCATATGTGACTCTACTTACCCGTCAAGTGAAAATTCATTTAGAATACCCTTTTAGAAGCTCTGGACCCTCGTTTTCTGATGCGTGTCCATTAGGCAAGGTGTGAGGTGATGCCCAGGGTCCAAAAATCTCAAGACGATGATGAGGAATGGAACAGACGGACAAGAGAAGTCTGGACATGATGCAACATGCTGATCCTAACTAACATAAACGAGCAAAATGAAAAATTGGGGTAAAACCATGTGTCACAAATCTGATATTTCGATAGAAGTTCCACTAAATGGTGTAATTTGTGTCACAAATGTACAACTACAAGGTAAAAAGTGGAATTCACTCTTAATATAATTAAGAGTTCAATTTGCAATATTGAAGAACCAACTGATAAGCTCTTGACTTCCAGAAACTGAACGAGAAGTAAAAAATGAATGAACTCACCTTAGACATTGTGTCTCCCGCATGTTGTATCATATCTACACTTAACTCCTGCTCATAATCCATTGATTGCTTTTGATAACTCACACTCTCAACATCCATAATTGCTATGGTGCGAAACTGTCCAATCACAACCCTATCATATGATAGTTCCCATATAACATTATAAGTTTTCCATGATAAATAGGAGGCAGGGTTGTACAGCTAAGAAATATATGCTCTAAAGATGTAAATAGAAAATTATGACAACACACCTTCCCATCACACATGCGAGATGGTCGACAGCTCCAAGAGAACCAATCTTGATGATTCCTTTAAGCATCGGGGGTGATGAATATATCCTACGGGAATCCTTTTTATCAGCAAGTAGAATGGCAATCCATGATGATCGAGTGAGTACATTTGTTCAAAATCAGTACTTGACTAACTAACAGTGTGCGAAAAAACAAATGGCTGACTAATGGGCATGCTTCATAAGAGCACCAGCAATATCTTGATGATTCCTTTAAGCGTCGGGGGTGATGAATATATCCTACGGGAATCCTTTTTATCAGCAAGTAGAATGGCAATCCATGATGATCGAGTGAGTACATTTGTTCAAAATCAGTACTTGACTAACTAACAGTGTGCGAAAAAACAAATGGCTGACTAATGGGCATGCTTCATAAGAACACCAGCAATATATTGTTTATTACATATGAGAACTGGGCAATTGCTAGCCCAGTGATAAGGTTGCAGTGGCGCATCCTTCCAATTATTTCTCCCAGGTGTGTTCTATATTAATATGGTGTCCTCAGAGTTCCTCCCCATTGGGTCTTGTTTTCTTACAGTTACTACATTTCAAATTGCCTAAAAAATAGCGTTACCTCAAAAACATTACCTGAAATTTTTTGTGCTCCACAAATAAATAGTACCATCGAGTGAACCTGTAATTAGAGTCTGAAGATCGGGTTGGTGCATGACAGAACTAATTGGAGATACGGAAGCTTCAAGTGTATATGCACATATCTTCTTCTCCAAATGCCATATCTGATTTGGATGAAAAGAAAAATCATGACTTATTACGAGAGCTGCTGTATGTACTCTATGAGCATGACAGACCTTGGCAGTGTTATCACTTGATCCTGTAACCAACAACTCTTGATCGTGACTGGTGAAAAAATCCAAGCAGCTCACTGTTGATGAATGCCCAGAAAGATCATAGCTAGATTTTTGTGAATCAATACTCCGAACCTGCACAACAATCGTTCAAAggatatcataaaaggatataAAGGTGCAGTAGCAATACTTTCCTTCATCATACTAAAATTTAggaataacacacacacacacacacacagagagagggagagagagagacagagagacagagagacagagagagagagagagagagagagagagagagagagacctccaCTGAATAATGTGCCATTGAAATACTAGCGATTGTGTCATTTCTGTTAAATACGACTTGATATGCTGGCCCATCCATTTGAAATATCTGTACGCACTCCCAACCCTTGTCCCAGTCCCAAAGTTTAATGTGTGTACTCGCTGACAGCAAATACGACTGGGTTGGATGAACGGCCAGTGACCAAATACTCTCAAATATACCAGCTGTAACAGCTCTGAAACTTGTGATCTTTCGCTCTTGTTCATATTCGTACACATGGACAAGACCATCTTGTGTCCCAGCAACAATCCAATGCTTTCTTGCAACAAATTTAACGCACAGAACTGCAAAGGCAGGAGACTATTTTATTGACATGGCACCATGCATGATGGACGTACAAACAAAAGTCAGAAATCATACCTTTGCTCGCTGAGACATTAAGCGCATCCACCTTTCTCTGCCGTAATAAAGAAACTACTATGTTAGTCCATGGAGACCAAAGCAAGCCGAGAGGCATCAGTAGAGTATTTATCGTAAAAATAAATACTACACACTTGCCTGTGTCTTACAGTCCCAAATGCGAACGTATCCTCTGTCATCTCCTAATATCATCCTGCCACAAATAATTAATGAACTAATTATCCAAGAATCATGTATGTGCAATTTTCCATGCCTACATGTCAAAAAGCAAACCCCATTCATGTACTCAGACATAAAAGAGAGGTCCCATGAGGAACTGAAATGAAACTATGAACTGATCTGGGAGGCCATTCCTGAGCTAATGTAACACAGGAGACTGTTCTTTGTCTGCATTTTGTAATATCGAGCAATATTTTCATGCAATATCTTCCCAGAAATATAGAGGTTCCACATGAAAATATTCACCAATGAATATAATAAATCAAGAAAAGTCACTTCATTTGACTTCTGTGTGCTAAACTGCTAATGCATATAGATTTTATATGTGTATACACTCACCATTGGTTGGTCTGGTTTGTGTCCAACTTATAACTGTAGGTGCCTTGCACCATGCATATTATCTGATTCAGCAAGGATATGGTTAGTGTCTGGTCGAGGACCTCCTCAAACGACAGAGAGAAGATATGATTCATACCTTTGTTGCATGTGAGATTGGCTGCAAGATATATGATCATGCGTGTTAGTGCAGTCCAGAACCAATACCACAAAATATGAGTGAAAAGAACACAAAAAGGGAAGTTACATTTAAATTAGATTATCAACATTTCAATTTAAGCGAGACCAATCTCTATCTATCCATCTTCCATAACATAGACTGCTTAAGTAGTAGTAATTGTGCTAAAAGTCATGGCTGAGATTGGCGCCCATATTTAATTTTATTCCCACCCAGTAATTGGTGGTCGAGACGATGC
The sequence above is drawn from the Triticum aestivum cultivar Chinese Spring chromosome 7A, IWGSC CS RefSeq v2.1, whole genome shotgun sequence genome and encodes:
- the LOC123149913 gene encoding uncharacterized protein isoform X4 → MVGQAITTQHDLEYMLVDPTLEPTALPLSLLSEITHGFSDDMEIGRGGFATVYKATLENGAVAVKKLRNTHIHEKEFLGEIKCLVKLKHKNIVRFLVYCSDTQGNMANYNGTLVMADVQERLLCFEYLHKGSLVAYIKDSSRELEWRERYQVIKGICEGLNYLHQENILHLDLKPENILLDEDMNPKITDFGLSRCFEEDQTRCITDNVGGTLGYLAPEFQSGEITHKFDLYSLGVIIIEMLTGKKGYQTTENVLEIWNNPTVDTLQWEQIRVCAKIGIECTDFNPAKRPASMKHIIDRLEETECSIHLIPTGGTSQLLTLQQFNLCFTFEPNKVMTCPLQLTNNTNKHVAFRLTDKNMEPSFLNLPLYGLVPPNTPYTLIVATKGKEDLPRKYIIDVFLQSATFILGDDGHIKTFQQQPNKFFQEMENEVQVAKLKALYTLPRDITPSSSMPISHATKIICMVQGTYSYKLDTNQTNQWMILGDDRGYVRIWDCKTQRKVDALNVSASKVLCVKFVARKHWIVAGTQDGLVHVYEYEQERKITSFRAVTAGIFESIWSLAVHPTQSYLLSASTHIKLWDWDKGWECVQIFQMDGPAYQVVFNRNDTIASISMAHYSVEVRSIDSQKSSYDLSGHSSTVSCLDFFTSHDQELLVTGSSDNTAKIWHLEKKICAYTLEASVSPISSVMHQPDLQTLITGSLDGTIYLWSTKNFRIYSSPPMLKGIIKIGSLGAVDHLACVMGRVVIGQFRTIAIMDVESVSYQKQSMDYEQELSVDMIQHAGDTMSKQEISRSISKLPLLDVYPTELHFPYHPNEPIPCSLHLTNNTDENVGFKLVDKSGKSPWCFEKMPLYGIVPRRSNYTLIVTTKEEMKLKKETDFDLVIHSCLYGDKHIMASEDMSDFDEFFEEAKELGNMVHEVTLEAIYVTQEEMTCENILTKYNPDSLRSLDAHPTKPWILTGHASGYARVWNHEMKYPMNVFKVSDYEVSSIKFITRREWIVALTYGGHLHVYDCACVTKIKKIRSVEPSRMLNFSELAIHPILPYVLSPSSVLLDWDQRWNRIQTFPGALRPFAFSPNDNNTFASGSLYSHVQIWRLDSSVPEYSLPGHSEQVLSLDFITRGAQQYLTSGSKDCTAKIWDLQKRECIHTLEAMSPVHCVLAHPNLPVIITGTEHGIIHLWSSTDFRLKRIINLGGGGPVVAIVRLMGLQRIMIGQKNTIFIMDIYGDEALRPKSVAPWMRHCREKRAEAERRKTEGTGCKTM
- the LOC123149913 gene encoding uncharacterized protein isoform X7 — translated: MVGQAITTQHDLEYMLVDPTLEPTALPLSLLSEITHGFSDDMEIGRGGFATVYKATLENGAVAVKKLRNTHIHEKEFLGEIKCLVKLKHKNIVRFLVYCSDTQGNMANYNGTLVMADVQERLLCFEYLHKGSLVAYIKDSSRELEWRERYQVIKGICEGLNYLHQENILHLDLKPENILLDEDMNPKITDFGLSRCFEEDQTRCITDNVGGTLGYLAPEFQSGEITHKFDLYSLGVIIIEMLTGKKGYQTTENVLEIWNNPTVDTLQWEQIRVCAKIGIECTDFNPAKRPASMKHIIDRLEETECSIHLIPTGGTSQLLTLQQFNLCFTFEPNKVMTCPLQLTNNTNKHVAFRLTDKNMEPSFLNLPLYGLVPPNTPYTLIVATKGKEDLPRKYIIDVFLQSATFILGDDGHIKTFQQQPNKFFQEMENEVQVAKLKALYTLPRDITPSSSMPISHATKIICMVQGTYSYKLDTNQTNQWMILGDDRGYVRIWDCKTQRKVDALNVSASKVLCVKFVARKHWIVAGTQDGLVHVYEYEQERKITSFRAVTAGIFESIWSLAVHPTQSYLLSASTHIKLWDWDKGWECVQIFQMDGPAYQVVFNRNDTIASISMAHYSVEVRSIDSQKSSYDLSGHSSTVSCLDFFTSHDQELLVTGSSDNTAKIWHLEKKICAYTLEASVSPISSVMHQPDLQTLITGSLDGTIYLWSTKNFRIYSSPPMLKGIIKIGSLGAVDHLACVMGRVVIGQFRTIAIMDVESVSYQKQSMDYEQELSVDMIQHAGDTMSKQEISRSISKLPLLDVYPTELHFPYHPNEPIPCSLHLTNNTDENVGFKLVDKSGKSPWCFEKMPLYGIVPRRSNYTLIVTTKEEMKLKKETDFDLVIHSCLYGDKHIMASEDMSDFDEFFEEAKELGNMVHEVTLEAIYVTQEEMTCENILTKYNPDSLRSLDAHPTKPWILTGHASGYARVWNHEMKYPMNVFKVSDYEVSSIKFITRREWIVALTYGGHLHVYDCACVTKIKKIRSVEPSRMLNFSELAIHPILPYVLSPSSVLLDWDQRWNRIQTFPGALRPFAFSPNDNNTFASGSLYSHVQIWRLDSSVPEYSLPGHSEQVLSLDFITRGAQQYLTSGSKDCTAKKRECIHTLEAMSPVHCVLAHPNLPVIITGTEHGIIHLWSSTDFRLKRIINLGGGGPVVAIVRLMGLQSRIMIGQKNTIFIMDIYGDEALRPKSVAPWMRHCREKRAEAERRKTEGTGCKTM
- the LOC123149913 gene encoding uncharacterized protein isoform X3, whose product is MVGQAITTQHDLEYMLVDPTLEPTALPLSLLSEITHGFSDDMEIGRGGFATVYKATLENGAVAVKKLRNTHIHEKEFLGEIKCLVKLKHKNIVRFLVYCSDTQGNMANYNGTLVMADVQERLLCFEYLHKGSLVAYIKDSSRELEWRERYQVIKGICEGLNYLHQENILHLDLKPENILLDEDMNPKITDFGLSRCFEEDQTRCITDNVGGTLGYLAPEFQSGEITHKFDLYSLGVIIIEMLTGKKGYQTTENVLEIWNNPTVDTLQWEQIRVCAKIGIECTDFNPAKRPASMKHIIDRLEETECSIHLIPTGGTSQLLTLQQFNLCFTFEPNKVMTCPLQLTNNTNKHVAFRLTDKNMEPSFLNLPLYGLVPPNTPYTLIVATKGKEDLPRKYIIDVFLQSATFILGDDGHIKTFQQQPNKFFQEMENEVQVAKLKALYTLPRDITPSSSMPISHATKIICMVQGTYSYKLDTNQTNQWMILGDDRGYVRIWDCKTQRKVDALNVSASKVLCVKFVARKHWIVAGTQDGLVHVYEYEQERKITSFRAVTAGIFESIWSLAVHPTQSYLLSASTHIKLWDWDKGWECVQIFQMDGPAYQVVFNRNDTIASISMAHYSVEVRSIDSQKSSYDLSGHSSTVSCLDFFTSHDQELLVTGSSDNTAKIWHLEKKICAYTLEASVSPISSVMHQPDLQTLITGSLDGTIYLWSTKNFRIYSSPPMLKGIIKIGSLGAVDHLACVMGRVVIGQFRTIAIMDVESVSYQKQSMDYEQELSVDMIQHAGDTMSKEISRSISKLPLLDVYPTELHFPYHPNEPIPCSLHLTNNTDENVGFKLVDKSGKSPWCFEKMPLYGIVPRRSNYTLIVTTKEEMKLKKETDFDLVIHSCLYGDKHIMASEDMSDFDEFFEEAKELGNMVHEVTLEAIYVTQEEMTCENILTKYNPDSLRSLDAHPTKPWILTGHASGYARVWNHEMKYPMNVFKVSDYEVSSIKFITRREWIVALTYGGHLHVYDCACVTKIKKIRSVEPSRMLNFSELAIHPILPYVLSPSSVLLDWDQRWNRIQTFPGALRPFAFSPNDNNTFASGSLYSHVQIWRLDSSVPEYSLPGHSEQVLSLDFITRGAQQYLTSGSKDCTAKIWDLQKRECIHTLEAMSPVHCVLAHPNLPVIITGTEHGIIHLWSSTDFRLKRIINLGGGGPVVAIVRLMGLQSRIMIGQKNTIFIMDIYGDEALRPKSVAPWMRHCREKRAEAERRKTEGTGCKTM
- the LOC123149913 gene encoding uncharacterized protein isoform X8: MVGQAITTQHDLEYMLVDPTLEPTALPLSLLSEITHGFSDDMEIGRGGFATVYKATLENGAVAVKKLRNTHIHEKEFLGEIKCLVKLKHKNIVRFLVYCSDTQGNMANYNGTLVMADVQERLLCFEYLHKGSLVAYIKDSSRELEWRERYQVIKGICEGLNYLHQENILHLDLKPENILLDEDMNPKITDFGLSRCFEEDQTRCITDNVGGTLGYLAPEFQSGEITHKFDLYSLGVIIIEMLTGKKGYQTTENVLEIWNNPTVDTLQWEQIRVCAKIGIECTDFNPAKRPASMKHIIDRLEETECSIHLIPTGGTSQLLTLQQFNLCFTFEPNKVMTCPLQLTNNTNKHVAFRLTDKNMEPSFLNLPLYGLVPPNTPYTLIVATKGKEDLPRKYIIDVFLQSATFILGDDGHIKTFQQQPNKFFQEMENEVQVAKLKALYTLPRDITPSSSMPISHATKIICMVQGTYSYKLDTNQTNQWMILGDDRGYVRIWDCKTQRKVDALNVSASKVLCVKFVARKHWIVAGTQDGLVHVYEYEQERKITSFRAVTAGIFESIWSLAVHPTQSYLLSASTHIKLWDWDKGWECVQIFQMDGPAYQVVFNRNDTIASISMAHYSVEVRSIDSQKSSYDLSGHSSTVSCLDFFTSHDQELLVTGSSDNTAKIWHLEKKICAYTLEASVSPISSVMHQPDLQTLITGSLDGTIYLWSTKNFRIYSSPPMLKGIIKIGSLGAVDHLACVMGRVVIGQFRTIAIMDVESVSYQKQSMDYEQELSVDMIQHAGDTMSKQEISRSISKLPLLDVYPTELHFPYHPNEPIPCSLHLTNNTDENVGFKLVDKSGKSPWCFEKMPLYGIVPRRSNYTLIVTTKEEMKLKKETDFDLVIHSCLYGDKHIMASEDMSDFDEFFEEAKELGNMVHEVTLEAIYVTQEEMTCENILTKYNPDSLRSLDAHPTKPWILTGHASGYARVWNHEMKYPMNVFKVSDYEVSSIKFITRREWIVALTYGGHLHVYDCACVTKIKKIRSVEPSRMLNFSELAIHPILPYVLSPSSVLLDWDQRWNRIQTFPGALRPFAFSPNDNNTFASGSLYSHVQIWRLDSSVPEYSLPGHSEQVLSLDFITRGAQQYLTSGSKDCTAKKRECIHTLEAMSPVHCVLAHPNLPVIITGTEHGIIHLWSSTDFRLKRIINLGGGGPVVAIVRLMGLQRIMIGQKNTIFIMDIYGDEALRPKSVAPWMRHCREKRAEAERRKTEGTGCKTM